In a genomic window of Malassezia japonica chromosome 4, complete sequence:
- a CDS encoding uncharacterized protein (BUSCO:EOG09265RGI; COG:S; EggNog:ENOG503NWMA), with translation MSGTAQRAVYRSSLEEHDGAFSQLLSLIPAKFYVPVDDEQMDTKYQKNTHTKSQKQQEAEERKAQSQAAKRAKLDPDNVKSVQEVQDDRRRRLDDDDELELEFDDDDDEEEEDEEDDEEEEEDEEEEDEEEDEEEDDGHDKDTPKDDHTEATPAPARRATASELRERLHSKIEMLHRKRNPAGPAPDGPPSTKQELMEERRRQRGEMRDRRRRERKEARRQAKTQSAPAKDGARPKSDVPGSARQAGLLVGDAAAPERSAAAPAAPESRMSFSQVDFGMDSQRKNKYAVPSDPKAALAALEARKRRVETRVQKQVERGQDESQAREAADEAQRWGKAMAAAEGVRIRDNENMLKQTIKRREKTKAKSTKAWNDRRRSEQEAQASKQKKRMENIANRREAKRSPGKAKKSASSAKARPGFEGSSRSFGSASSRKGSGRPQKRASESAPGAAFVNPYEGNKSLTPNERALLGEYARLAQTLRRVAALSTQISASSTHASVLNDLRVVERKMGLVLTLFKASVWAIVMQQSDAQDEAEWEELENQYDQMAIPEEDETDV, from the exons atgagcggcacggcgcagcgcgcagtGTATCGG tcctcgctcgaggagcatgATGGCGCATTTTCGCAGCTCTTGAGCTTAATCCCGGCCAAGTTTTATgtgccggtcgacgacgagcagatGGATACCAAGTACCAAAAGAATACGCACACCAAGAGCCAGAAGCAGCAAGAGGCGGAGGAGCGCAAAGCACAGAGCCAGGCCGCGAAGCGTGCCAAGCTCGATCCGGATAATGTGAAGAGCGTCCAGGAGGTGCAGGACGAccgccggcgacggctcgacgacgacgacgagctcgagctcgagtttgacgacgacgacgatgaagaggaggaggacgaggaggacgatgaagaggaagaggaggacgaggaggaagaggatgAGGAAGAGGATGAGGAAGAGGATGATGGCCACGATAAAGATACGCCGAAAGACGACCATACGGAGgccacgccggcgccggcccgCCGCGCAACGGCCTCCGAGCTCCGTGAGCGCCTGCACTCCAAGATCGAGATGCTGCACCGGAAACGGAATCCCGCCGGACCTGCACCGGAcgggccgccgagcacgaaGCAAGAGCTCATggaggagcgccggcggcagcgTGGCGAGatgcgcgaccgccgccgccgcgagcgcaaagaggcgcgccgccaggcCAAGACGCAGTCGGCCCCCGCcaaggacggcgcgcgcccgaAGTCGGACGTTCCCGGCTCTGCGCGCCAGGCCGGCTTGCTCGTTGGcgatgcggccgcgcctgagcgcagcgcggccgcgcctgctgccCCCGAGTCGCGCATGTCGTTCAGCCAAGTCGACTTTGGCATGGACTCGCAGCGCAAGAACAAGTACgcggtgccgagcgaccccaaggccgcgctcgcggcgctagaggcgcgcaagcgccgcgtcgagacCCGTGTCCAGAagcaggtcgagcgtgGCCAGGACGAGAGtcaggcgcgcgaggcggccgacgaggcgcagcggtgGGGCAAGGCGAtggccgctgccgagggTGTGCGCATCCGCGACAATGAGAACATGCTTAAGCAGACGATCAAGCGTCGCGAAAAGACCAAGGCCAAGAGCACCAAGGCGTG GAACGACCGCCGTCGCTCGGAGCAGGAAGCTCAGGCCTCGAAGCAAAAGAAGCGTATGGAGAACATCGCGAACCGCCGCGAAGCCAAGCGCTCGCCCggcaaggccaagaagtccgcgagctccgccaaggcgcgcccTGGCTTCGAGGGCAGCAGCCGCTCGTTTGGTAGCGCGTCGTCCCGCAAAGGCAGCGGGCGTCCTCAGAAGCG ggcgagcgagagcgcgccgggcgccgcatTTGTGAACCCGTACGAAGGGAATAAGAGCCTTACGCCGAACGAGCGCGCTTTGTTGGGCGAGTACGCACGGCTCGCACAGACGTTGCGCAGG GTGGCCGCACTCAGCACGCAGATTAGTGCAagctcgacgcacgccaGTGTGCTCAATGACCTGCGCGTGGTTGAGCGCAAGATGGGGCTGGTGCTCACACTGTTCAAGGCCAGCGTCTGGGCGATCGTCATGCAGCAGAGCGATGCAcaggacgaggccgagtgGGAAGAGCTCGAGAATCAATACGACCAGATGGCAATTCCGGAAGAGGACGAGACGGACGTGTAG
- the SQS1 gene encoding squalene synthetase-like protein (COG:S; EggNog:ENOG503NZPN), with translation MRDTAVVVVPADEAAEVLVERPVVSPAGVDVDEDVDEAAVDLVAWTLATIAVAAVVGVGVAVVEDTHVPFDYNSLRKPKKLPSATDCADPSVPPPRAEPNGRNDPRFNPGEDNEEDNEDDEEEEDDDDDEDDDEDDDDEDDEDESEEDLPIEPHKSYSNKHIEHRRKLEGLVLNEFDIVVTNKKYDFDRAMRHINPLRRPIVFVPSSGAHEQRAKPEEEVREEMTPAEASEMDEVDRLAAEAIAMSKESLPAASNPFGEDSGFLSSSTPFDAPTKSESIPMSVTADDVAMPEATAESAAVPAESAEAPIESVEAPIESIEAPVESIEARAKSVEMPIESTKAPAESEAPSEAWFLDTTPDVLPDAPVENAVTPKESWFMDTTPDVLPEKERTVTSTAMRVDAPQAAAAVTKSVDVVVPPPKPKAAPEPDSDSDDVAEAIPLPGERLPPKPRNRRAKKKKPFARTDSDIEWGSDGPPVDTEDNFMSFQISEQLLQSNHKPLSEQEAILADWMENAMLQSGGDEEEEEGDAPTITDPYGEQLTLEDIAVDAQRREDQTWYSSEGDDDDDDNDEDDDDDEDEDDDDDDDDDVEIEFSGDDLDNYSYGELEDGAAESDFGLDAESHAILLEGLGSPDMNLGLPNWNGQAKRKGKTLFDQIVNGDFSEASDTNLGKIARKNRTKPQFDGDSLWAEELQQQWEKDRSSKAAKKRARAEARNTAALNPFPNTHGLSKRTQKVLKRTEKKERRANLKALADDDGPVNGDIVAPPDSFSSISLMIEEFLLDDGKTTLSLPPMLKHDRAMVHNMADAYALKSKSRGKGKERFPILYKTSKTGNRVDRSRIRRLERTPFGRMDDAKFDRAQTKGHVRINAPEVAPRNRDGAQVGSNAKRITEDNIGHRLLLSMGWQSGSGLGQSSGIAEPVTATIKVTRSGLGH, from the exons ATGCGCGACAC AGCCGTGGTGGTGGTGCccgcggacgaggccgcggaGGTGCTCGTGGAGCGCCCCGTGGTCAGTCCCGCGGGCGTGGACGtggacgaggacgtggacgaggccgcggtGGATTTAGTGGCATGGACGTTGGCGA CGATCGCGGTGGCCGCGGTCGTGGGCGTGGGCGTGGCGGTGGTCGAGGAC ACGCATGTTCCTTTTGATTACAACAGCTTGCGCAAGCCCAAGAAGCTGCCTTCTGCTACAGATTGCGCCGACCCCAGTGTGcctccgccgcgcgccgaacCCAATGGACGCAATGACCCTCGTTTCAACCCTGGTGAAGATAATGAAGAGGATAATGAAGATGAtgaggaggaagaggatgacgacgacgacgaagatGACGACGAAGATGATGATGACGAGGATGATGAGGACGAGAGCGAAGAAGATCTTCCGATTGAGCCCCACAAGAGCTATTCAAACAAGCACATTGAGCACCGACGCAAGCTCGAAGGCCTTGTTCTGAACGAGTTTGATATTGTGGTGACCAACAAGAAGTACGACTTTGATCGCGCGATGCGTCATATCAATCCTCTTCGTCGCCCGATTGTCTTTGTCCCTTCGTCgggcgcgcacgagcagcgtgccAAGCCGGAAGAAGAGGTCAGAGAGGAGATGACGCCTGCGGAAGCGTCCGAAATGGACGAAGTTGACCGGCTCGCGGCGGAAGCGATCGCCATGTCGAAAGAGTCGCTGCCGGCAGCTTCTAATCCGTTCGGTGAAGACTCGGGCTTTttgtcgtcgtcgacacCGTTTGATGCGCCGACAAAGAGTGAGAGTATTCCGATGTCCGTGACGGCTGATGACGTTGCGATGCCAGAGGCAACTGCTGAGAGTGCCGCGGTACCTGCCGAGAGTGCCGAGGCACCTATCGAGAGTGTCGAGGCGCCTATCGAGAGTATCGAGGCACCTGTCGAGAGTATCGAGGCCCGTGCTAAGAGTGTCGAGATGCCCATCGAGAGTACCAAGGCTCCTgccgagagcgaggcgccgagtGAGGCATGGTTCCTGGACACTACGCCGGATGTACTGCCCGATGCGCCCGTCGAGAATGCCGTGACTCCCAAAGAGTCATGGTTCATGGATACCACCCCCGACGTGCTGCCCGAGAAAGAGCGTACTGTGACATCGACGGCCATGCGAGTCGACGCGCCccaagcggcggcggctgtTACAAAGTCTGTGGACGTcgtcgtgccgccgcccaagccGAAAGCTGCGCCTGAGCCCGacagcgactcggacgatGTGGCCGAGGCAATCCCCCTGCCCGGCGAGCGTCTGCCGCCCAAGCCGCGCAATCGCCGCGCAAAGAAAAAGAAACCTTTTGCGCGTACCGATTCCGATATCGAGTGGGGCAGCGATGGCCCACCGGTGGATACCGAAGACAATTTCATGTCGTTCCAGATCTCCGAGCAGCTCTTGCAGTCGAACCACAAGCCCCTGTCCGAGCAAGAAGCGATTCTTGCCGACTGGATGGAGAATGCGATGCTGCAGTCTGGAGGGGatgaggaagaggaggagggcGATGCTCCTACGATTACCGATCCCTATGGCGAGCAGCTTACGCTGGAGGACATTGccgtcgatgcgcagcgccgcgaagACCAGACGTGGTACTCgagcgagggcgacgaTGACGATGACGATAACgatgaggacgacgacgatgatgaggatgaggacgacgacgatgacgacgatgacgacgTCGAAATCGAGTTCTCCGGCGACGACCTGGACAACTACTCGtacggcgagctcgaggatggTGCGGCCGAGTCCGACTttggcctcgacgccgagtcgcATGCCATCCTCCTCGAGGGTCTCGGTTCTCCTGACATGAACCTTGGCCTGCCCAACTGGAATGGCCAAGCGAAGCGCAAAGGCAAGACGCTCTTTGACCAGATCGTGAATGGCGACTTTTCCGAGGCGTCGGATACCAATCTCGGCAAGATCGCGCGCAAGAACCGCACAAAGCCGCAGTTTGACGGCGACTCTCTCTgggccgaggagctgcagcagcagtgGGAAAAGGACCGTTCGAGCAAAGCCGCAAAgaagcgtgcgcgtgccgaggcgcggaaTACCGCTGCGCTGAACCCCTTCCCCAACACGCATGGCCTGAGCAAGCGCACGCAAAAGGTCCTGAAGCGTACCGAGAAGAAGGAGCGTCGTGCGAATCTGAAAGCGcttgccgacgacgacggcccGGTGAATGGCGACATTGTTGCCCCCCCCGACTCGTTCTCCTCGATCAGTCTGATGATTGAAGAGttcctgctcgacgacggcaaGACGACGCTGTCCCTCCCCCCCATGCTCAAGCACGACCGGGCGATGGTGCACAACATGGCcgacgcgtacgcgctCAAGAGCAAGAGCCGCGGTAAAGGTAAAGAGCGATTCCCTATTCTCTACAAGACCTCCAAGACCGGCAACCGTGTCGACCGCTCGCGCATCcggcgcctggagcgcacgcccttTGGCCGCATGGACGACGCCAAGTTTGACCGTGCGCAGACGAAAGGCCACGTACGCATCAACGCGCCCGAGGTCGCGCCCCGCaaccgcgacggcgcgcaggtcggCAGCAACGCGAAGCGCATCACCGAAGACAACATCGGCCACCGTCTTCTCCTATCTATGGGCTGGCAGTCCGGCTCTGGCCTCGGCCAGTCGTCCGGCATCGCCGAGCCCGTCACGGCGACGATCAAGGTCACGCGCAGTGGCCTGGGTCATTAG
- a CDS encoding uncharacterized protein (EggNog:ENOG503P2J3; COG:S) encodes MEPARLNDYLHPHEINTPHFCGRVLVRILDASGAKEGEPGQEYFADRSRKFCIQIEGRFKQEWSGDDIHFGTDFDKFVPFPRAPFNAGMHVARMIDPCTFYEEHPPSGRPYIMSPYVACMNVFCAWPAPNHMEDAVVVYRHTDGKGELEYTTNPGTLEHQHDGDVVPVERLEHHPESPMTEKKHGWFSGLRRHTTHDERITDNYWRFVGFQTDPRVRAVLESHSSSSRSSNSPVSVRSTMSPSPIETPPPQPAPVAAPQPTPVAAPKPTPVAAPKPMPVAAPKPMMANKPEPSQTHPPAPARTGTPSVGKRLASKSQKLWHGIDKNMLVTLGSSSKHAGVTVDRNHVDRPTTPKLPEFDSSTLHHEADWSDPSSQGAAPAPSLAAANLPSPPGTAPVASRVSAVSGMSPITTAPVATRPGAPPAASPQDSLSHSMESMHVSPTQGEQTVEQQLGPWRFADPAADMVEDNAFVFLNESVSVPHRRKHFADIKNRKEFKYDPNVVYGASFFSNLMDFNTFDLAIGPVRINVSPFFQEMPIRYSLRAKGDEELTFCTISFQLVN; translated from the coding sequence ATGGAACCGGCGCGGCTGAATGACTACTTGCATCCGCACGAAATCAACACGCCCCACTTTTGCGGCCGCGTGCTGGTACGCATCCTCGacgcctcgggcgccaaGGAGGGCGAGCCGGGCCAAGAGTACTTTGCGGACCGCTCGCGCAAGTTTTGCATCCAGATCGAGGGGCGCTTCAAGCAGGAGTGGTCGGGCGACGACATTCACTTTGGCACAGACTTTGACAAGTTTGTGCCGTTTCCCCGTGCGCCGTTCAATGCCGGCATGCATGTGGCTCGCATGATTGATCCGTGCACTTTCTACGAGGAGCACCCGCCGTCCGGACGCCCGTACATCATGTCGCCATACGTCGCGTGTATGAACGTCTTTTGTGCGTGGCCCGCGCCGAACCACATGGAAGACGCAGTGGTCGTCTACCGTCACACGGACGGCAAGGGAGAGCTTGAATACACCACGAACCcgggcacgctcgagcaccagcacgacggcgacgtggtGCCGgttgagcgcctcgagcaccacCCCGAGTCGCCCATGACGGAAAAGAAGCACGGATGGTTCTCGGGTCTCCGCAGACACACGACGCACGACGAACGCATCACGGACAACTACTGGCGCTTTGTCGGCTTTCAGACCGAcccgcgcgtgcgtgcggtgctcgaAAGTCattcctcctcgtcgcgctcgtcgaacTCGCCCGTAtcggtgcgcagcaccatgtcgccgtcgccgatcgAGACGCCGCCACCCCAGCCAGCACCGGTCGCAGCGCCACAGCCGAcgccggtcgcggcgccaaAGCCAAcgccggtcgcggcgccaaAGCCAATgccggtcgcggcgccaaAGCCGATGATGGCAAACAAGCCCGAACCGAGCCAGACTCACcccccggcgccggcacgcaccggcacgccgtcggtcggcaagcgcctcgcaTCCAAGTCACAGAAGCTCTGGCACGGTATCGACAAAAACATGCTCGTCACCCtcggctcgagcagcaAGCACGCAGGTGTCACCGTCGACCGCAACCACGTCGACCGCCCTACGACGCCGAAGCTGCCCGAATTTGACTCGAGCACGCTGCACCATGAGGCGGACTGGTCGGATCCGTCGTCGCAgggtgctgcgccggcgccgagcctGGCCGCTGCCAACCTTCCTTCGCCGCCCGGAACTGCGCCGgttgcgtcgcgcgtctcggcagTGTCGGGCATGAGCCCGATTACTACGGCTCCGgttgcgacgcgcccgggcgcgccgccggctgcgtcgccgcaAGACTCGCTTTCGCACAGCATGGAGAGCATGCATGTCTCGCCAACCCAAGGCGAGCAgacggtcgagcagcagctcggtcCGTGGCGCTTTGCCGACCCGGCGGCCGACATGGTCGAAGACAATGCATTCGTCTTTTTGAACGAGAGCGTCTCGGTACCTCACCGCCGGAAGCACTTTGCGGATATAAAGAACCGTAAGGAATTTAAGTACGACCCGAATGTCGTGTATGGCGCATCGTTCTTTTCGAACCTGATGGACTTCAACACATTTGACCTGGCCATCGGGCCGGTCCGCATCAACGTCTCCCCATTCTTCCAGGAGATGCCGATCCGCTACTCGCTCCGCGCAAAGGGCGATGAGGAGTTGACATTTTGCACAATTTCTTTCCAGCTCGTAAATTAA
- the SIR2 gene encoding NAD-dependent histone deacetylase sir2 (COG:B; COG:K; EggNog:ENOG503NU55) has protein sequence MTLNEVGPSAEALAELATLDDDLNSEDLDRLEEEAEQEMMEELEREGVQGAAELAEEGASSSSEPEYGPLSREEVSDVIHDLREHGILVCLQRHVVSQPEKIVPLLLSLGVMLPRNVLEEAESNPYAVLPLLKMVLTRILRQRQKLDEFNTLEDVLRLLRTSKKIVVLCGAGISVSCGIPDFRSKDGIYAILAQEEKYELDDPSDMFDKEVFLRDPSLFYSFAHSIYPANFQPSASHYFVKQLEERGKLLRMYSQNIDTLEQKAGISRVLQCHGSFATATCTDPSCGYKVDGSVIRDDLLAKRIPACPRCTARREDADARRRAKRPKTSAMWGGDESEDESDLAYGIMKPDITFFGEKLPDEFDRCVFADREEVDLILVMGTSLKVAPVADLLTHLPSNVPVVLLNRTPITHMAMDVMLLGDSDGIVQYLGKELGWEGSHSDAQPERVGESHVYKFPGADGGWYVDQLEGRDEDESDVEHASGEVVKDTPVISPIPLIVSADTP, from the exons ATGACGCTGAACGAGGTGGGGCCGAGCGCAGAGGCGCTCGCAGAGCTCGCCACTCTGGACGATGACCTCAATTCCGAGGACCTTGATCGACTGGAAGAGGAGGCCGAGCAAGAAATGATGGAAGAGCTTGAGCGCGAAGGCGTGCAAGGCGCCGCTGAGCTCGCAGAAGAaggcgcctcgagctcgagcgagccCGAGTACGGCCCGCTTTCGCGCGAAGAGGTCAGCGACGTGATTCACGATTTGCGCGAGCACGGAATCCTCGTGTGCTTGCAGCGGCATGTGGTGTCGCAGCCAGAAAAG ATTGTGCCGCTCCTCCTCTCTCTCGGCGTGATGCTG ccaCGAAACGTGCTCGAAGAAGCGGAATCGAATCCATATGCGGTACTCCCTCTGCTCAAGATGGTGCTCACCCGAAT TCTCCGGCAGCGGCAAAAACTCGACGAATTTAATACACTCGAGGACGTActgcgcctcttgcgcacctcgaaAAAGATTGTCGTGCTATGTGGTGCAGGGATTTCTGTATCCTGCGGCATCCCCGACTTTCGTTCGAAAGACGGCATTTACGCGATCCTTGCGCAGGAAGAAAAGTACGAGCTGGACGATCCCTCGGACATGTTTGACAAGGAAGTCTTTTTGCGCGATCCGTCGCTCTTTTACTCGTTTGC CCACTCGATTTATCCGGCCAACTTTCAGCCTTCGGCGTCGCACTACTTTGTCAAGCAATTGGAAGAGCGGGGTAAGCTCCTGCGCATGTACTCGCAGAAtatcgacacgctcgagcagaaAGCGGGAATCTCGCGCGTGCTCCAGTGCCATGGTTCGTTtgcgacggcgacgtgcacggACCCCTCATGTGGGTACAAGGTGGATGGGAGCGTGATCCGCGACGATCTCCTTGCGAAGCGTATACCGGCGTGCCCCAggtgcacggcgcgccgtgaagatgcggacgcgcgccggcgtgcgaAGCGGCCCAAGACCTCGGCCATGTGGGGCGGTGACGAGTCGGAAGACGAGTCGGACCTCGCGTACGGCATCATGAAGCCCGACATTACCTTTTTTGGCGAAAAGCTCCCTGACGAGTTTGACCGGTGTGTGTTTGCAGACCGCGAGGAGGTCGATCTGATCCTCGTGATGGGCACGTCGCTCAAGGTCGCACCGGTCGCCGATCTATTGACGCATCTCCCTTCGAACGTGCCCGTGGTGCTGCTGAATCGGACTCCGATTACCCACATGGCCATGGACGTGATGCTGTTGGGCGACTCGGACGGCATTGTGCAGTACCTCGGCAAAGAGCTGGGCTGGGAGGGCAGCCACAGCGATGCACagcccgagcgcgtggGCGAGAG CCATGTGTACAAGTTTCCcggtgccgacggcggGTGGTACGTCGACCAACTAGAagggcgcgacgaggacgaaaGCGACGTGGAACACGCAAGCGGCGAAGTCGTAAAAGACACTCCGGTCATCTCCCCTATTCCCCTCATCGTCTCGGCGGACACGCCCTAG